In one window of Drosophila ananassae strain 14024-0371.13 chromosome XR, ASM1763931v2, whole genome shotgun sequence DNA:
- the LOC6502246 gene encoding NAD(P)H-hydrate epimerase — translation MLRLLKIKHSQVRNPIRNKQVILSKQTARFYSAGKMVKYLSQSEAINVDQELFNDYKFSVDQLMELAGLSCAHAISKCFPTDKYGRVLICCGPGNNGGDGLVCARHLALMGYTPTIYYPKPTAKPLYENLSHQCKLMEICRVEDCPAINEAASNFDLIVDALFGFSFKPPVRAEFVAIVELMQQTTLPIASVDIPSGWDVEKGKVNDSDLEPDLLISLTAPKICARNFKGRYHYLGGRFVPPALQRKYDLNLPTYPGNELCLKL, via the exons ATGTTACGGCTtctgaaaataaaacacaGCCAAGTTCGTAATCCTATTAGAAACAAGCAGGTGATTTTGTCGAAACAAACAGCGCGTTTTTACTCGGCGGGAAAAAtggtaaaatatttaagccaAAGCGAAGCCATCAACGTGGATCAGGAGCTCTTTAACGATTACAAGTTTAGCGTGGACCAGCTGATGGAGCTAGCTGGACTGAGTTGCGCGCACGCCATAAGCAAATGCTTTCCGACGGATAAGTACGGTCGTGTCCTAATTTGCTGCGGACCTGGCAATAACGGAGGTGATGGTTTAGTTTGTGCCCGCCACCTTGCTCTCATGGGCTACACCCCAACAATATACTACCCGAAGCCCACAGCCAAGCCGTTGTACGAGAACCTGAGCCACCAATGTAAACTGATGGAGATCTGCAGGGTAGAGGACTGTCCAGCGATTAATGAGGCTGCCTCAAACTTTGACCTTATAGTAGACGCTCTGTTTGGTTTCAGTTTTAAACCTCCAGTTAGGGCTGAATTTGTGGCCATAGTTGAGTTGATGCAACAGACCACGTTGCCCATAGCTAG TGTGGATATTCCCAGCGGATGGGATGTTGAGAAAGGCAAAGTAAACGACTCTGATCTAGAACCGGACTTGCTAATTTCGCTGACCGCTCCTAAGATATGTGCCCGGAATTTTAAAGGTAGATACCACTATCTGGGTGGGAGGTTTGTGCCTCCGGCACTGCAACGCAAGTACGATCTCAACTTGCCAACCTATCCGGGCAACGAGCTGTGCTTAAAGCTGTGA